The genomic interval GCATCTCGATATGAGCTTCATGTTGAATCCAATAGCTTAGATCTTAGTTTCAAGAAAGGATCAGTAGAGAGCAAGGATCTGCAACACGTGGTAATGCCCGTGTCTGGTCTGGTGGATGGTTTGATAGCTTTTTGGAGCCAGGATTTTATGGCGGCTGAGAAGTATTTTGCTCAAGCTTGTTCCTCGGGACATGATGATGGCTGTCTCCTCCTCTGTCATGGTATCTTCTTGTCAAGAGGACTTTAAAATGCAAGCTATTTCTTTCGAAATGCTTTTCATATGTTCTATGCGGCGATTGTGTTGCTATGTTCTGCACTTCCAGtcttttagatttttctttctaaaattatttgttttcctTCTACATGAATTGTCATCCAATCTTATGGATTCATTAACCCTTCAGTCTTTTTAATCTCATTTCTTCAGGTTTTCATTAGTGCTGTGCttgtttatataattgaatCCCTAATGAACTCAGGTGTAACCTGCATGGAACTTGCAAGGCAGCTTTGCAGTCCTCATTTCTTGAGGCTGGCTGTGAACAGCCTCCTTAAAGCTCAAGTAATTTCCGTTGTTCCAATACCAATGGTCTCGATCACACTGGCTCAAGCAGAAGGGAGTCTtggtttgaaagaaaattgggAGTCAGGCCTTCGTTTTGAATGGTTCTCGTGGCCACCAGGTTCATCTATATAACTG from Cucurbita pepo subsp. pepo cultivar mu-cu-16 unplaced genomic scaffold, ASM280686v2 Cp4.1_scaffold004910, whole genome shotgun sequence carries:
- the LOC111787079 gene encoding tetratricopeptide repeat protein SKI3-like; translated protein: MPVSGLVDGLIAFWSQDFMAAEKYFAQACSSGHDDGCLLLCHGVTCMELARQLCSPHFLRLAVNSLLKAQVISVVPIPMVSITLAQAEGSLGLKENWESGLRFEWFSWPPGSSI